One Alteromonas sp. KC3 DNA segment encodes these proteins:
- a CDS encoding beta-galactosidase, which produces MTTVAQIVSQNDWQNPVVFQRNRVNAHSPHNGFTSLEDALHNVNAQKRSLNGEWNFRLFDAPQCVTESLIEKAIPDMESALWQRIQVPSNWQLQGYDKPIYCNVKYPFAVNPPMVPRENPTGCYRTTFSMTKAGLAKRNHIVFEGVNSAFHLWCNGSYVGYSQDSRLPAEFDLSDLLVEGENRIAVMVIRWSDGSYLEDQDMWWLSGIFRDVNLVAKPHHHIQDVFVTPSLDACYRDGAVSVRTAINAPSNYKVGIQLFDAGKPVTEQVITGTNNKRIDEKGGWDDVVFQHLTVSEPKHWTAETPYLYRIVVSLFDDSDNIVDLEAYNIGFRNVQMKDGQLLVNGKAILIRGVNRHEHHQTKGHAINEEDMLQDIKLLKQNNFNAVRTAHYPNHPRWYELCDEYGLYVVDEANIETHGMFPMGRISRDPLWAGAYMARFTQMVERDKNHASIIIWSLGNECGHGPTHDAMYGWAKSFDKSRVVQYEGGGADTTATDIIAPMYARVDTDVKDDAVPKWSIKKWLSMPGEHRPVILCEYAHAMGNSLGSFDEYWKAFKDYPRLQGGFIWDWVDQGLTKHTDDGKAYWAYGGDFGDTENDRQFCINGLLFPDRTPHPHLYEAKFCQQHLSVELLNQSDTIDLKVSSDYLFRQTDNELARWQILENGKVIQEGESALVIAPQSSTRLSITPNFVYVAGAIYHINIDVVLVNDCAWAQANHVMDTAQVSLANRAGIVAFKRGNAAETTNDFAINVNDAVVSIETQGNSFSFDSKSGLLTSWLNNGIETLSAPFEDSFFRAPLDNDIGVSEVDNPDPNAWESRWRRAGIGQWNRICTSVDVQQGAEDVRITSLFEYRFDEKVMAATKWIYTINSATQLTISVEVLLDDSVPPMPRIGMQAAVPAVFACLDNGVIDGESERMQVRWQGLGPHENYPDRLASARFGEYKLALNDMQTHYIFPSDNGLRCDCRALSVGRLNVTGDFHFSVSEYGQAQLDNAKHTSDLVKQDCVFVYIDHAHMGVGGDDSWSPSTHKAFLLEQKRYTYALTFNAKS; this is translated from the coding sequence ATGACTACCGTCGCGCAAATCGTCTCACAAAACGATTGGCAAAATCCTGTGGTTTTCCAACGTAACCGAGTAAACGCCCATAGCCCTCATAATGGATTTACGTCATTGGAAGATGCGCTTCACAACGTCAACGCACAAAAACGAAGCTTAAACGGTGAATGGAACTTTCGCCTTTTCGATGCCCCACAATGCGTGACTGAAAGCTTAATTGAAAAAGCGATACCCGACATGGAGTCTGCGTTGTGGCAACGCATCCAAGTGCCGTCAAATTGGCAGCTGCAGGGCTACGACAAGCCTATATATTGCAATGTGAAATATCCTTTTGCGGTAAATCCACCTATGGTGCCCAGAGAAAACCCTACTGGGTGTTATCGCACAACTTTCAGCATGACCAAAGCAGGTTTAGCAAAGCGCAATCATATTGTGTTTGAAGGCGTGAACAGTGCATTTCATTTATGGTGCAACGGCAGCTATGTGGGGTATTCGCAAGATAGTAGGTTGCCAGCGGAGTTTGACTTATCTGATTTATTAGTTGAAGGAGAAAACCGTATTGCGGTTATGGTGATACGTTGGTCAGATGGTAGTTACCTTGAAGATCAGGATATGTGGTGGCTAAGCGGGATTTTTCGCGATGTAAACTTGGTCGCTAAACCACATCATCATATTCAAGATGTGTTTGTAACGCCTTCCCTTGATGCATGCTATCGCGATGGTGCGGTTTCAGTTCGTACCGCCATTAATGCACCTAGTAATTACAAAGTGGGCATTCAACTATTTGATGCGGGCAAGCCTGTAACGGAACAGGTGATAACCGGTACGAATAACAAGCGTATTGACGAGAAAGGCGGGTGGGACGACGTGGTGTTCCAGCACCTAACGGTTAGTGAACCCAAGCATTGGACGGCAGAAACACCGTATCTTTATCGCATCGTGGTATCGTTATTTGATGATAGCGACAACATTGTCGACCTTGAAGCGTACAACATTGGTTTTAGAAATGTACAAATGAAGGATGGTCAGCTCTTAGTCAATGGCAAAGCCATTCTTATTCGCGGTGTGAACCGCCATGAACATCATCAAACCAAAGGGCATGCCATCAATGAAGAGGACATGCTACAAGATATCAAGCTGCTGAAACAGAACAACTTTAACGCAGTACGCACAGCGCATTACCCTAATCATCCTCGCTGGTATGAGTTATGTGACGAATACGGCTTATATGTTGTAGATGAAGCCAATATCGAAACCCACGGTATGTTTCCTATGGGACGTATATCACGTGATCCACTTTGGGCTGGCGCTTATATGGCGCGATTCACACAAATGGTGGAGCGCGATAAAAACCATGCGAGTATCATCATTTGGTCATTGGGTAACGAATGCGGCCACGGCCCTACCCACGATGCTATGTATGGGTGGGCAAAGTCTTTCGATAAGTCACGCGTAGTGCAATACGAAGGTGGTGGCGCCGACACCACAGCCACAGATATTATCGCCCCCATGTATGCACGTGTTGATACTGACGTAAAAGACGATGCTGTACCTAAATGGTCTATTAAAAAGTGGTTGTCGATGCCCGGTGAGCACCGCCCAGTCATATTATGTGAATACGCCCATGCGATGGGTAACAGTTTAGGTAGCTTTGATGAGTACTGGAAAGCCTTTAAAGACTATCCGCGTCTTCAAGGTGGGTTTATCTGGGATTGGGTAGATCAAGGCCTGACAAAGCATACGGACGACGGAAAAGCGTATTGGGCGTACGGTGGTGACTTTGGTGATACAGAAAATGACAGGCAGTTTTGTATCAATGGTTTGCTATTTCCTGATAGAACACCACATCCCCATTTGTATGAGGCGAAGTTCTGCCAGCAGCACTTAAGTGTTGAATTGCTTAACCAAAGTGACACGATAGACCTAAAAGTTAGCAGTGACTATTTGTTTAGACAAACTGACAACGAACTAGCACGTTGGCAAATATTGGAAAACGGCAAAGTAATACAAGAGGGTGAGTCTGCGCTTGTTATTGCGCCGCAGTCCAGTACTCGTCTATCCATTACGCCAAACTTTGTTTATGTTGCTGGTGCAATTTATCATATCAATATTGATGTGGTACTGGTAAACGACTGTGCATGGGCACAGGCCAATCATGTTATGGATACCGCTCAAGTGTCATTGGCTAATAGGGCTGGAATAGTGGCATTCAAGCGTGGAAATGCAGCCGAAACCACAAACGACTTCGCGATTAATGTAAATGATGCTGTTGTAAGCATAGAAACACAGGGCAACAGTTTTAGCTTTGACAGCAAAAGCGGTTTACTAACGTCGTGGTTAAACAACGGCATTGAAACGCTTAGCGCTCCCTTTGAAGATAGTTTCTTTCGTGCGCCATTAGACAATGATATCGGTGTGAGTGAGGTGGATAATCCTGATCCAAACGCATGGGAGTCGCGCTGGCGCCGTGCAGGTATCGGTCAATGGAACCGCATTTGTACCAGTGTTGATGTGCAGCAAGGCGCGGAAGATGTGCGTATAACGTCGTTATTCGAATACCGCTTTGATGAAAAGGTAATGGCAGCAACCAAGTGGATATATACCATCAACTCAGCGACACAGCTTACTATTTCAGTCGAGGTTCTACTTGATGATAGTGTTCCACCTATGCCTCGAATTGGCATGCAAGCCGCAGTGCCAGCAGTCTTCGCATGTTTAGATAACGGTGTTATTGACGGTGAAAGCGAACGCATGCAGGTAAGGTGGCAAGGATTAGGGCCTCATGAAAACTACCCAGATAGACTTGCCAGTGCGCGTTTTGGTGAGTACAAACTAGCGCTTAACGACATGCAAACCCATTATATATTTCCTTCTGATAATGGGCTACGTTGTGACTGTCGAGCGCTTTCAGTTGGCCGCCTCAATGTAACGGGTGACTTTCATTTTAGTGTCAGCGAATATGGCCAAGCCCAGTTAGACAATGCGAAACATACCAGTGACTTGGTTAAGCAAGACTGTGTATTTGTGTATATCGACCATGCACATATGGGCGTGGGCGGCGATGACTCATGGAGCCCAAGTACGCATAAAGCCTTCTTGCTAGAACAGAAGCGTTATACTTATGCTTTAACGTTCAACGCAAAATCTTAA
- the arcA gene encoding two-component system response regulator ArcA — MQTPNVLIVEDEVVTRTTLKSLFEAEGYNVFEAENGDQMHDFFENHAINLVIMDINLPGKNGLILAREVRDRKNVGLIFLTGRDNDVDRILGLEIGADDYLTKPFNPRELTIRARNLLSRTTNSSEDDDLPSRVSFNGWTLDGDSRSLISPNGKEFRLPRSEFRALHLFLSNPGKILTREQLIMEMTGRELRPNDRTVDVTIRRIRKHFESDPTDEELIVTIHGEGYRFCGQVDG, encoded by the coding sequence ATGCAGACGCCAAATGTGTTAATCGTAGAAGATGAAGTGGTCACCCGTACCACGCTTAAAAGTTTGTTTGAAGCGGAAGGGTACAATGTATTTGAAGCTGAAAATGGTGATCAGATGCATGATTTCTTCGAAAATCACGCTATCAATTTGGTAATCATGGACATCAACTTGCCAGGTAAAAACGGCCTAATTTTGGCACGTGAAGTACGTGACCGCAAAAATGTAGGTTTGATTTTCTTAACGGGCCGCGACAATGACGTAGACCGTATCTTAGGCCTAGAGATTGGTGCTGACGACTATTTAACCAAGCCGTTTAACCCTCGCGAACTTACGATCCGTGCACGTAACCTATTGTCTCGTACAACTAACTCTTCAGAAGATGACGATTTACCAAGCCGCGTGAGCTTTAATGGCTGGACACTAGACGGCGATAGCCGCTCGTTAATCTCACCAAATGGTAAAGAGTTCCGTTTGCCACGTAGTGAGTTTAGAGCGCTACACTTGTTCTTAAGTAACCCAGGCAAGATTTTAACGCGTGAACAACTTATTATGGAAATGACGGGCCGCGAGCTTCGCCCGAATGACCGTACAGTAGACGTAACTATCCGTCGTATCCGTAAGCACTTCGAGTCAGATCCTACTGATGAAGAGTTGATTGTTACTATTCACGGTGAAGGTTACCGTTTCTGTGGACAAGTTGACGGTTAA
- a CDS encoding sensor histidine kinase, with protein sequence MTGKAVKFSIRSLFLWVVMSIAAFSLTVLSGLSIYTQIKTYRHELESNAIMLAKLVARSSASYLYDETPERIELALKNLSATEHVLNAHVYRVDNSGAAPEIFSSYNREGQLLLGGKENQLPALFLNPSLADSGHYLELSTKVFDEETNIQLGWVYLRVSSDNFNQLVGKSIWLNLIVALVLLGVSFYSAVRMQRVVTGPVEEIASFLQRTSRQRDYSARAEGSAIHELDILADAVNVMLLRMQEYMQKQRQAEEQHRKLNASLEDMVNHRTTALKDANQELIQTLEKLHQFQRQIVQNEKMASLGDMVAGVAHEVNTPIGLGVTASTMMLDRLAVIQKDFENKTLKASAMKRFLDESNENLNIIYRNLNRAAELISSFKQVAVDQTSESSRSFCVAQLVNEILLSLQPRLKKLKHNINVDCDPTLSVETKAGPINQILINLIMNSVIHGFENIEEGAIDIRAEMVSSNKLKLVYTDNGKGISPEIRKRIFDPFVTTKRGQGGSGLGMHLVYNLVTQALNGSISITSEEGKGVEFVIIFPVANAKTSD encoded by the coding sequence ATGACGGGAAAGGCAGTTAAGTTTTCAATTCGTAGCCTATTTTTGTGGGTGGTAATGTCGATCGCCGCGTTCTCGCTTACCGTGCTTTCTGGCTTGTCTATCTATACCCAAATCAAAACATACCGTCATGAGTTAGAATCTAACGCTATCATGCTAGCCAAACTTGTTGCACGCAGTTCGGCCAGCTACTTATATGATGAAACCCCAGAACGTATAGAACTTGCCCTTAAAAATCTCAGCGCGACCGAACACGTATTGAATGCACATGTTTATCGCGTCGACAATTCGGGCGCTGCGCCAGAAATTTTTTCTTCTTACAACCGCGAAGGTCAGTTATTACTAGGCGGCAAGGAAAACCAGCTACCTGCGCTATTTTTAAACCCTAGCTTGGCAGACTCTGGCCATTACCTAGAGCTTAGTACCAAAGTATTCGACGAAGAGACCAATATCCAATTAGGGTGGGTTTACTTACGAGTATCGTCAGACAATTTTAATCAGCTGGTTGGCAAGTCAATATGGTTAAACCTGATAGTGGCATTGGTTCTTCTTGGAGTAAGCTTCTATTCAGCGGTGCGTATGCAGCGCGTGGTAACGGGGCCAGTTGAAGAGATTGCCAGTTTTCTTCAACGCACTTCACGCCAGAGAGATTACTCAGCAAGGGCAGAAGGCTCAGCCATTCACGAGCTCGACATACTCGCCGATGCTGTCAATGTCATGCTACTGCGAATGCAAGAATATATGCAAAAGCAGCGGCAAGCCGAAGAGCAGCATAGAAAGCTCAATGCGAGCTTGGAAGATATGGTAAACCATAGAACTACGGCACTGAAAGACGCGAACCAAGAGCTCATTCAGACTCTAGAAAAACTGCATCAATTCCAACGCCAAATTGTACAAAACGAGAAAATGGCGTCGCTTGGTGACATGGTGGCAGGTGTTGCCCACGAGGTAAATACACCGATTGGTTTGGGTGTTACTGCATCGACTATGATGCTCGACCGCTTGGCTGTTATTCAAAAAGACTTTGAAAATAAAACGCTGAAAGCCAGCGCGATGAAGCGCTTTTTAGATGAGAGTAACGAAAATCTCAATATTATTTATCGAAACTTAAACCGCGCAGCCGAATTAATATCTAGCTTTAAGCAAGTAGCGGTAGATCAAACCTCGGAGTCGAGTCGAAGTTTTTGCGTTGCACAGCTAGTTAATGAGATACTATTGTCATTACAGCCTCGACTAAAAAAATTAAAACACAACATCAACGTCGATTGCGACCCTACCCTTAGCGTTGAAACGAAGGCTGGCCCGATAAATCAGATCCTGATTAACCTTATTATGAATTCGGTTATTCACGGTTTTGAAAACATAGAAGAAGGTGCGATAGATATTCGCGCCGAAATGGTTAGCAGTAATAAATTAAAACTAGTTTATACCGATAACGGAAAAGGTATTTCACCGGAAATTCGCAAGCGGATATTTGACCCCTTTGTCACCACTAAGCGTGGACAAGGTGGCTCAGGTTTAGGAATGCATTTGGTATACAACTTGGTGACACAGGCTTTAAATGGGTCTATCTCTATCACCAGTGAAGAAGGCAAGGGCGTGGAATTTGTTATTATTTTCCCTGTCGCTAATGCCAAGACATCTGATTAG
- the glgA gene encoding glycogen synthase GlgA, with protein sequence MNIVFAISEVEELVKTGGLADVGKALPLALHALGESVSIVMPYYKVLAEQFDLACVTEKQTLFTEGQVYQFDIRYMQWHDIPVYFVDSPEHFMRDGLYSNAYDAYDDNGERFSFFSGAVLQTLQAIDKKPDIIHCHDWHTAMLPFLLAHDKSGFYANTKTVFTIHNAAFQGVHRLDEIPFLRHHPNILAQVHGGYINMLQSGIEFASKVTTVSPNYARELLTDLGSHGLHERLVSRTNDLSGILNGCDYTQWNPQTDKYLPEHYSAENLHPKSTCKRVLQEKSNLPQQPSVPLIGMVCRLTEQKGFGYILPILDELVKHNLQMVIVGTGDPKVCMDLGEFAQQHPTQFAFINGFSSEHAHLVEAGADFFLMPSQFEPCGLNQMYSLAYGTVPIVRSVGGLKDTVIDHSHTDGTGFVFDDPTPCALLSCIRRALLAFYEEPAAFRAMQIRGMNTRFTWESAAQSYQALYKSAV encoded by the coding sequence GTGAATATTGTATTTGCGATTTCAGAAGTAGAAGAGTTAGTTAAAACAGGTGGCCTTGCTGATGTAGGCAAGGCACTTCCTTTGGCACTTCACGCATTGGGCGAAAGCGTTAGTATTGTTATGCCCTATTATAAAGTGCTAGCTGAACAATTTGACCTTGCGTGTGTGACTGAGAAACAAACACTGTTTACCGAAGGTCAGGTTTATCAGTTTGATATTCGCTACATGCAATGGCACGACATCCCTGTGTACTTTGTAGATTCACCAGAGCACTTTATGCGAGATGGCTTGTACTCAAATGCCTACGATGCCTATGATGACAATGGTGAACGCTTTAGCTTTTTCAGTGGCGCGGTATTACAAACATTACAAGCGATTGATAAAAAGCCGGATATTATCCATTGCCACGATTGGCATACGGCAATGCTGCCTTTCTTGTTAGCGCATGATAAATCTGGTTTTTACGCTAACACTAAAACGGTCTTTACAATTCACAACGCTGCATTTCAAGGGGTTCACAGACTAGACGAGATCCCCTTCTTGCGTCATCACCCGAATATTCTTGCTCAGGTGCATGGCGGCTATATCAATATGCTACAAAGTGGGATTGAATTTGCGAGTAAGGTGACAACAGTAAGCCCTAACTATGCGAGAGAACTATTGACCGATTTGGGTAGCCACGGCTTACATGAACGATTAGTCAGTCGCACGAATGACTTAAGTGGCATCTTGAACGGCTGTGACTATACGCAGTGGAACCCGCAAACGGACAAATACTTACCTGAGCACTACAGCGCTGAAAATTTGCACCCAAAATCAACCTGTAAGCGCGTGCTTCAAGAAAAGTCTAACTTACCACAGCAACCCTCAGTGCCGCTTATTGGCATGGTTTGTCGACTTACTGAACAAAAGGGCTTTGGTTATATCCTGCCTATTTTAGATGAGTTGGTGAAACACAACTTACAAATGGTTATTGTCGGTACAGGCGACCCTAAAGTGTGTATGGATTTAGGTGAATTTGCACAACAACATCCTACTCAGTTTGCCTTTATTAATGGCTTTAGTTCAGAACACGCGCATTTAGTTGAAGCGGGCGCTGACTTTTTCTTAATGCCTTCACAATTTGAGCCTTGCGGACTAAATCAAATGTACAGTTTGGCCTACGGCACGGTTCCTATTGTACGTTCAGTAGGTGGCCTCAAAGATACGGTTATTGATCACTCACATACCGATGGTACGGGTTTTGTGTTTGATGACCCTACACCTTGTGCACTGTTATCATGTATTCGCCGTGCCCTGCTAGCCTTTTACGAAGAACCTGCGGCCTTTAGAGCCATGCAAATACGAGGAATGAATACCCGATTTACTTGGGAATCAGCAGCACAGAGCTACCAAGCATTGTACAAGTCGGCCGTATAG
- a CDS encoding methyltransferase, whose protein sequence is MILSPQSQLLERNITLFDEGQWAFINPSDAYFLDGLKSKTVTVIHQYFDIFSECVRVIPSVSFDSRDIAEDGFEVVQKVGSHTHIFTPFVKQENSHTDVMLFLPKAKTHFQMLLRMAAGMVGQNGRIHVVGENKGGIKSAAKLMQQYGATQKVDSARHCSLITLIVEQAHLAFDPKDWTSFNDYHVEGTNWEVAAMPGVFSYKELDAGTELLLEKLAHSLSGNVLDFACGAGVIASYLMLKYPHLKLHLTDVSALAIYCSALTLKENGLAATLYGADGLHGFTQKVQHIVTNPPFHTGIKTDYTITKRFIADAKAILSSQGTLQMVANRFLPYPGLLSEHFQTVYTTAQTSQFSVYQAA, encoded by the coding sequence ATGATTCTATCTCCTCAAAGCCAGCTACTCGAGCGTAATATCACTTTGTTTGACGAAGGTCAGTGGGCCTTTATCAACCCGTCAGATGCTTATTTTCTAGATGGATTGAAGTCGAAAACGGTAACCGTTATTCATCAATATTTTGATATATTCTCGGAATGCGTAAGAGTTATTCCTTCGGTGTCATTCGACAGCAGAGATATTGCCGAAGACGGTTTTGAGGTAGTGCAGAAAGTTGGCAGTCACACTCATATTTTTACGCCTTTTGTAAAACAAGAAAATTCCCACACCGATGTCATGCTTTTCTTACCCAAAGCAAAAACTCACTTTCAAATGTTGTTGCGAATGGCTGCAGGAATGGTTGGCCAAAATGGGCGTATCCATGTTGTAGGTGAAAATAAGGGTGGAATTAAGAGTGCAGCCAAATTAATGCAGCAATACGGGGCGACTCAGAAAGTAGACTCGGCGCGTCATTGTAGTCTTATCACACTTATTGTTGAGCAAGCGCATTTAGCTTTTGATCCAAAAGACTGGACCAGTTTCAATGACTATCACGTTGAAGGTACCAACTGGGAAGTGGCCGCGATGCCAGGCGTATTTAGCTACAAAGAGTTGGATGCAGGTACCGAGTTGTTGCTAGAGAAGTTAGCGCATAGTCTAAGTGGGAATGTATTAGACTTTGCGTGTGGTGCTGGCGTAATAGCAAGCTACTTAATGTTGAAATATCCTCACCTGAAACTGCATTTAACCGATGTCAGTGCCCTTGCTATATACTGCAGCGCGCTAACGCTCAAAGAAAACGGATTAGCAGCAACCTTGTATGGTGCTGATGGGCTGCATGGGTTTACTCAGAAAGTACAACACATTGTAACCAACCCACCATTCCATACGGGTATTAAGACAGATTACACTATTACAAAGCGTTTTATCGCGGATGCTAAAGCAATTTTGTCATCACAAGGCACATTACAAATGGTCGCTAATCGTTTTTTACCTTACCCAGGGTTATTGTCTGAGCACTTTCAAACTGTTTATACCACGGCACAAACCTCACAATTTTCTGTATATCAAGCAGCATAG
- the trmB gene encoding tRNA (guanosine(46)-N7)-methyltransferase TrmB codes for MRQFKSQAEAEAAGVYVSKVKSYVKREGRLTKGQEKALADYWPTMGIDYADAPLSLSDVFGRTAPVVVEIGFGMGKSLVEMAAASPDKDFIGIEVHRPGVGACLSDAGDQGVENLRVMEHDAVEVLKNMIPDGSLSRLQLFFPDPWHKKRHHKRRIVQSEFAELVRTKLAIGGCFHMATDWEAYAEHMAEVMNNAPGYTNTAEEGDYVPRPEYRPITKFETRGQKLGHGVWDLIYERTK; via the coding sequence ATGAGGCAATTCAAAAGTCAGGCGGAAGCAGAAGCCGCCGGTGTATATGTAAGTAAGGTAAAAAGCTATGTAAAGCGTGAAGGCCGACTTACTAAAGGACAAGAAAAAGCGCTGGCTGACTATTGGCCAACGATGGGTATCGACTATGCTGACGCGCCTTTATCTTTGTCTGATGTGTTTGGTCGCACTGCACCTGTCGTTGTTGAAATTGGCTTTGGAATGGGCAAGTCATTAGTGGAAATGGCAGCCGCTTCACCGGATAAAGATTTTATCGGTATTGAAGTTCATCGCCCAGGTGTTGGTGCGTGTTTATCTGACGCAGGTGATCAAGGCGTGGAAAACTTGCGTGTGATGGAGCACGATGCTGTAGAAGTGCTTAAGAACATGATCCCAGATGGTAGCTTGTCTCGCTTACAGCTCTTTTTTCCAGACCCTTGGCATAAAAAACGCCACCACAAGCGCCGTATAGTGCAATCTGAATTTGCTGAACTTGTTCGCACCAAGCTTGCTATTGGCGGCTGTTTTCACATGGCCACTGATTGGGAAGCGTACGCTGAACACATGGCCGAAGTTATGAACAACGCACCTGGCTACACCAATACTGCTGAAGAAGGCGATTATGTTCCGCGACCTGAGTACCGCCCTATCACTAAATTCGAAACGCGTGGTCAAAAGCTCGGGCACGGTGTATGGGATCTAATTTACGAGCGCACTAAGTAA
- a CDS encoding alpha/beta fold hydrolase, whose amino-acid sequence MSVSKPVLYFPGTLCDERIFMPLWHALPAHQRRYVPLQWAASKDDMLALSKDRILEGEKVHLIGYSMGGYIAALIAQQRPESVASLTLIGYNPNGLSKEEIAKRQQLTAMLKKGQFKTDNDAYLARFIHPSRIDDENVAGVVKSMAQDLGKTTLLNHTNATTPRESTTEILAKINAPLAFITAQQDNIAPAEAIARVCQQISGSSLHLLENTGHMIPLEQTEALAAIIAKQISD is encoded by the coding sequence GTGTCGGTATCAAAGCCCGTTTTGTATTTTCCTGGCACCTTGTGCGATGAACGCATATTTATGCCATTGTGGCATGCTCTGCCTGCTCACCAACGTCGATATGTTCCTCTTCAGTGGGCAGCATCAAAAGACGACATGCTAGCCTTAAGCAAAGACAGAATACTAGAAGGCGAAAAGGTTCACCTTATAGGGTATTCCATGGGTGGCTATATTGCAGCGCTCATTGCTCAACAACGCCCAGAATCGGTCGCCTCTCTTACGCTGATTGGTTATAACCCCAACGGGCTATCCAAAGAAGAAATAGCCAAACGCCAACAACTTACCGCTATGCTTAAAAAAGGGCAGTTTAAGACCGACAACGATGCTTATCTTGCGCGCTTTATTCATCCGTCACGTATTGATGATGAAAATGTTGCGGGTGTTGTAAAGTCTATGGCCCAAGATTTGGGAAAAACAACCTTACTCAACCATACAAATGCCACTACACCTAGAGAGAGTACGACTGAAATTCTCGCTAAGATTAATGCACCTTTGGCATTTATCACTGCCCAGCAAGACAATATCGCGCCTGCTGAAGCCATTGCGCGCGTTTGCCAACAAATCTCTGGGTCATCATTACATCTGCTTGAAAATACAGGTCATATGATACCCCTTGAGCAAACTGAAGCGTTAGCCGCTATTATTGCAAAGCAAATTAGCGATTAA